Proteins encoded within one genomic window of Deltaproteobacteria bacterium:
- the hemL gene encoding glutamate-1-semialdehyde 2,1-aminomutase, whose amino-acid sequence MHKNTLSSAYFREACTVIPGGVNSPVRACRSVGCDPVFMDRADGPFIFDVDGKGYIDYVCSWGPMILGHAHPEVVAAVKAALEGGTSFGAPTWREVELARMICECVPSIEQVRLVNSGTEATMSAIRLARGYTGRKKILKFDGCYHGHADSFLVKAGSGVATLGIPGSPGVPEEIASLTIAVPFNDPQALREIIDRQGDDIAAVIVEPVPANMGVVPPKDGFLPLLRRLTQERGILLIFDEVITGFRLGLGGAQARFDVMPDLTCLGKIIGGGLPVGAYGGRKEIMEQIAPVGPVYQAGTLSGNPLATAAGLATLSVLSRPGIYETLEDRARMLEEGLSERAAQAGISCRIQRVGSMMTCFFGHTGPITNFQEALQSNTEQYAKFYRLMLGKGVALAPSQFEAAFVSLAHTQDSIEDTLDAAESVFRALAE is encoded by the coding sequence GTGCACAAAAATACCCTCTCATCTGCGTATTTTCGTGAGGCCTGCACGGTGATCCCAGGCGGTGTCAACAGTCCGGTCCGTGCATGTCGATCAGTGGGCTGTGATCCGGTCTTCATGGACAGGGCCGACGGGCCGTTCATATTCGATGTGGATGGAAAAGGTTACATCGATTACGTCTGCTCCTGGGGTCCCATGATCTTGGGCCATGCCCATCCCGAGGTCGTGGCAGCAGTAAAAGCAGCGCTCGAAGGCGGGACGAGTTTCGGTGCGCCCACATGGCGAGAGGTCGAACTCGCCAGAATGATCTGTGAATGCGTGCCATCCATCGAACAGGTAAGGCTCGTCAATTCCGGGACCGAGGCCACGATGAGTGCCATCCGCCTCGCCCGAGGATATACGGGGCGCAAAAAGATCCTCAAATTCGACGGGTGCTACCATGGACATGCCGATTCCTTTCTCGTCAAGGCGGGCTCCGGCGTCGCCACTCTTGGCATACCCGGAAGCCCCGGTGTCCCTGAGGAGATCGCGTCCCTGACGATCGCCGTCCCCTTCAATGATCCTCAGGCCTTGCGTGAGATCATTGACCGGCAAGGGGACGATATAGCCGCTGTGATTGTCGAGCCTGTGCCTGCGAATATGGGTGTCGTGCCCCCGAAAGATGGATTTCTGCCCCTCCTCCGCAGACTCACGCAGGAAAGGGGGATACTTCTCATCTTCGACGAGGTGATAACGGGTTTCCGCCTTGGGCTCGGGGGAGCACAGGCACGTTTCGATGTCATGCCAGACCTGACCTGCCTTGGCAAGATCATCGGTGGAGGACTGCCTGTCGGGGCTTATGGAGGAAGGAAGGAGATCATGGAGCAGATCGCACCGGTTGGACCTGTCTATCAAGCAGGAACGCTATCCGGAAACCCCCTTGCCACAGCAGCAGGTCTTGCCACACTTTCCGTGCTTTCTCGGCCCGGTATCTACGAAACACTGGAGGATCGCGCCCGAATGCTGGAGGAAGGTCTGTCGGAACGTGCCGCTCAAGCAGGTATTTCCTGCCGGATTCAACGGGTTGGGTCCATGATGACATGTTTTTTCGGCCATACGGGTCCTATCACGAATTTTCAGGAGGCCCTGCAATCGAATACGGAACAGTATGCGAAATTTTACCGGCTGATGCTGGGAAAAGGTGTGGCGCTTGC
- a CDS encoding MBL fold metallo-hydrolase codes for MATITFFGAAGTVTGSCHLLSSGDERYLMDCGQFQGPWEIEKLNYEHLPFMDQGISGLILSHGHLDHCGRIPVLSRSGFTGSIYCTPPTRDIARLILLDSAHVHKEEYDWKRRRLTRSGIDVASPLYTTEDVYYCLDRFDRTIRYGETIRLSQKMDLTFHALNAGHILGAAQITIDYPGEKGKKKRLLFTGDMGDGGRPVVPDPDRPERPVDVLLMEATYGDREHRSYEASVREFEEVILETIRNKGTVLIPSYALERTQEVLFHLKKMHERGLMTSDVPVFLNSPLAIDMTRLYHRHRSFCRKSIADEMERGGSPFVFPGLHLTETVEESQSIHHVPDPKIIIAGSGMMTGGRINHPLKHYLWRETTSLVIVGYQAEGTLGRKIVDGADTVRIFGETVAVRARIHTINGFSAHAGRSSLVEFARKADPELVILVHGEQKALSGLAAAMEKEIPRARILVPKLGDKVEI; via the coding sequence ATGGCAACCATAACCTTTTTCGGTGCCGCCGGAACAGTCACTGGCTCATGTCACCTCCTGAGCTCTGGAGATGAAAGATATCTCATGGACTGCGGACAGTTTCAAGGCCCGTGGGAGATCGAAAAGCTCAATTACGAGCATTTACCTTTCATGGATCAAGGCATTTCAGGGCTCATTCTCAGCCATGGCCACCTGGACCACTGCGGGCGCATCCCAGTGCTTTCACGAAGCGGATTCACCGGCTCCATCTATTGCACCCCTCCGACTCGTGATATCGCACGCCTGATTCTCCTCGACTCGGCCCACGTGCACAAGGAGGAATACGACTGGAAGAGGCGCAGGCTCACCCGTTCCGGAATAGATGTCGCATCCCCCCTCTATACGACCGAAGACGTCTATTACTGTCTGGATCGTTTCGATCGAACTATCCGTTATGGAGAAACCATCAGGCTGTCGCAAAAAATGGACCTGACCTTCCATGCCTTGAATGCGGGCCACATACTTGGAGCCGCCCAGATCACGATCGACTATCCCGGCGAGAAAGGCAAGAAAAAACGGCTCCTGTTCACCGGAGACATGGGAGACGGAGGACGCCCCGTTGTTCCCGATCCCGACAGGCCAGAAAGACCCGTGGATGTGCTCCTGATGGAGGCGACTTATGGAGACCGGGAACACCGCTCGTACGAGGCGTCCGTACGCGAATTCGAAGAGGTGATCCTCGAGACGATCAGGAATAAGGGGACCGTTCTCATCCCATCCTACGCATTGGAACGTACCCAGGAAGTCCTTTTCCACCTGAAAAAGATGCATGAAAGGGGGCTCATGACGAGCGATGTACCCGTATTCCTGAATAGTCCCCTCGCCATCGACATGACCCGCCTCTACCACCGGCATCGTTCCTTCTGTCGGAAGTCCATCGCCGACGAGATGGAAAGGGGGGGCTCTCCGTTCGTGTTCCCCGGCCTGCATCTTACAGAAACTGTCGAGGAATCCCAGTCTATTCACCACGTTCCTGACCCCAAAATCATCATCGCTGGAAGCGGCATGATGACTGGCGGACGGATCAATCACCCCCTCAAACACTATCTCTGGCGCGAAACAACCAGCCTCGTGATCGTCGGATACCAGGCCGAGGGGACCCTCGGCAGGAAGATCGTCGATGGAGCGGACACGGTCAGGATCTTCGGGGAGACAGTGGCCGTGCGGGCACGGATCCACACAATCAACGGATTTTCCGCGCACGCGGGCCGGAGCTCCCTCGTGGAGTTTGCGCGCAAGGCAGACCCGGAACTTGTGATCCTTGTCCATGGCGAACAAAAGGCCCTATCAGGCCTTGCGGCTGCAATGGAAAAGGAGATCCCGCGGGCCCGCATTCTGGTCCCGAAACTCGGAGATAAGGTCGAGATTTAG
- the tyrS gene encoding tyrosine--tRNA ligase yields the protein MEKDLVKAMEIITRGAVEIVDLEELRAKLERSIKEERPLRIKAGFDPTAPDLHLGHTVLIQKMKHFQDLGHQVLFLIGDFTGLIGDPTGKSDTRPPLTEEQVLENARTYKDQIFRILDPSRTEIVFNSHWMKDMRSIDMIRLCAKYTVARILERDDFKKRFHSQRPIAIHEFIYPLIQGYDSVALRADVELGGTDQTFNLLVGRDIQREYGQEPQVVITMPLLEGLDGVQKMSKSLGNYVGISDPPDDMFGKIMSISDDLMFRYYELLSDLPLDSITKLREEVSSGRRHPRDVKADLACEIVARYHGTKSALQAKEHFSAQFSRHEIPQDVPEVQIPVGQEEIYLPRFLKDAGMAKSSSEVHRLISQGAISADGVKVTSETLSLPASPVVLKIGKLRYLRILRADL from the coding sequence ATGGAAAAGGATCTCGTAAAGGCAATGGAGATCATCACACGTGGGGCTGTCGAAATCGTCGATCTGGAAGAACTTCGCGCCAAGCTCGAAAGGTCCATAAAGGAGGAAAGACCGCTTCGCATAAAGGCTGGATTTGATCCCACGGCCCCGGACTTACATCTTGGTCATACCGTCCTCATCCAGAAGATGAAGCACTTCCAGGACCTCGGCCATCAGGTCTTGTTCCTCATCGGTGATTTTACAGGGCTTATCGGAGATCCCACCGGCAAGTCAGATACACGCCCTCCCTTGACGGAAGAACAGGTCCTCGAGAACGCCCGGACGTACAAGGACCAGATCTTTCGCATCCTCGATCCATCAAGGACCGAGATCGTGTTCAACAGCCACTGGATGAAGGACATGCGATCCATCGACATGATCCGCCTCTGCGCCAAATATACGGTTGCCCGGATCCTTGAACGGGACGATTTCAAGAAGCGTTTCCATTCCCAGAGGCCTATTGCCATCCATGAATTCATCTATCCTCTAATACAGGGGTATGATTCTGTCGCACTCCGGGCGGACGTCGAGCTCGGTGGTACGGACCAGACCTTCAATCTCCTCGTGGGGCGTGATATCCAACGGGAATATGGACAGGAGCCCCAGGTCGTCATCACCATGCCCCTCCTCGAAGGGCTTGACGGCGTCCAGAAGATGAGCAAGTCCCTCGGTAACTATGTGGGCATATCCGATCCTCCCGATGACATGTTCGGAAAGATCATGTCCATATCAGACGATCTCATGTTTCGTTATTACGAACTTTTGAGTGACCTTCCTCTGGACAGTATCACGAAACTCAGGGAAGAGGTCTCTTCTGGCAGGCGTCACCCACGGGATGTCAAGGCCGACCTTGCGTGTGAAATCGTGGCCAGATATCACGGAACCAAATCCGCCCTGCAGGCAAAGGAGCATTTTTCTGCCCAGTTCAGCCGCCACGAGATCCCTCAGGACGTGCCCGAGGTTCAAATCCCGGTCGGCCAGGAGGAGATCTATCTTCCCCGCTTTCTGAAGGATGCCGGTATGGCGAAGAGTTCCTCAGAGGTCCATCGGCTCATTTCCCAGGGCGCTATATCTGCGGACGGCGTCAAGGTCACATCAGAGACTCTCTCCCTTCCAGCCTCCCCGGTCGTCCTGAAGATCGGAAAGCTTCGTTATCTGCGGATCCTGCGCGCCGATCTCTAA
- the rny gene encoding ribonuclease Y, whose amino-acid sequence MEIFTIIMILVSGLASGGVVYWVLQRKARDLVCLHRQEIESMRREAEAEANRIRQEARLQGQEEVYRFKREAERDIKEQKGELQAFEKRLLQKEEQIERKEELFNQKEIEIRERSRELSQLEKRIQEREQELSRIISLQQSTLERIAGMTTEEAKSYLLKSLEQEVRFEAGKLLKKIEAETKEEADKKAKEIISLAINRYAGEYVAEKTVSVVALPSDEMKGRIIGREGRNIRALEAATGMDLIIDDTPEAVILSGFNPVRREVARIALERLVSDGRIHPARIEEMVKKAEMEVDAAIKEAGERAAFDVGVHGMHPELIKTLGKLRYRTSYAQNILQHSLEVAFLCGVMASELKINVKKAKRAGLLHDIGKAVDHEVEGPHALIGADIAKKFGEHPDIVHAIAAHHEDIKPESILAVLVQAADALSGARPGARRELLESYVKRLADLEAVTTSLPGVQKSFAIQAGREVRIIVQSEKVSDEEAAIICRDAVKKIESELSYPGQIKVTVIREVRAVDYAK is encoded by the coding sequence ATGGAAATCTTCACAATCATCATGATCCTTGTCTCTGGGCTTGCGTCCGGAGGCGTCGTCTATTGGGTCCTGCAAAGAAAGGCACGCGATCTTGTGTGTCTTCATCGCCAAGAGATCGAGTCCATGCGCAGGGAGGCCGAGGCCGAGGCCAATCGGATTCGTCAGGAGGCGCGTCTTCAAGGCCAGGAGGAAGTGTATCGGTTCAAGCGCGAGGCGGAAAGGGATATCAAGGAACAAAAGGGGGAGCTTCAGGCCTTTGAGAAAAGGCTTCTCCAGAAGGAAGAACAAATCGAGCGCAAGGAAGAACTTTTTAACCAAAAAGAGATCGAGATACGCGAGCGCTCCCGCGAGCTTTCTCAGCTCGAGAAAAGAATCCAGGAAAGAGAGCAGGAACTTTCCAGAATCATCTCTCTTCAGCAATCGACCCTCGAGCGGATCGCGGGCATGACGACCGAAGAAGCCAAATCGTACCTTCTCAAAAGTTTGGAGCAGGAAGTCCGTTTCGAAGCGGGCAAGCTTCTCAAAAAGATAGAGGCTGAGACGAAAGAAGAGGCCGACAAAAAGGCCAAGGAGATCATTTCCCTTGCCATCAACCGATATGCGGGTGAATACGTTGCTGAGAAGACTGTATCCGTCGTGGCCTTGCCCAGTGACGAGATGAAGGGCCGCATCATAGGACGGGAGGGACGAAACATTCGGGCGCTTGAAGCCGCTACCGGTATGGATCTGATCATTGATGACACACCAGAGGCCGTGATCCTGTCTGGATTCAATCCGGTTCGGCGGGAAGTGGCTCGCATCGCCCTTGAACGTCTTGTCTCCGATGGGCGGATCCATCCTGCCCGCATAGAAGAAATGGTGAAAAAGGCGGAGATGGAAGTGGATGCCGCCATCAAGGAGGCGGGGGAGCGGGCTGCATTCGACGTGGGAGTGCATGGGATGCATCCCGAACTTATCAAGACCTTGGGAAAGCTGCGTTATCGCACGAGTTATGCACAGAATATCCTGCAGCATTCCCTGGAGGTCGCCTTTTTGTGCGGGGTCATGGCATCCGAATTGAAAATAAACGTCAAAAAGGCGAAGCGCGCCGGTCTCCTCCATGACATCGGGAAGGCGGTGGATCACGAGGTCGAAGGTCCTCATGCCCTCATAGGTGCGGACATCGCAAAGAAATTTGGCGAACACCCCGATATAGTGCACGCGATAGCCGCCCATCATGAGGATATCAAGCCGGAAAGCATTCTTGCTGTGCTCGTGCAGGCGGCGGATGCCCTGTCCGGAGCGCGGCCCGGAGCGCGCAGGGAGCTTCTCGAGTCCTACGTCAAGCGCCTGGCGGATCTGGAGGCGGTTACAACATCCCTTCCAGGGGTCCAGAAATCCTTTGCCATTCAGGCCGGCCGGGAGGTACGGATCATCGTCCAGAGCGAAAAGGTCTCGGATGAGGAGGCGGCCATCATCTGCAGGGACGCCGTAAAGAAGATCGAAAGCGAGCTCAGCTATCCAGGACAGATCAAAGTAACAGTCATTCGGGAGGTCAGGGCTGTCGATTATGCGAAATAG
- a CDS encoding cell division protein ZapA has protein sequence MATLNLFGNTYELRSENSQDDLESVIEFVHEKAREAMEQGHGLPPHRIQVLMILNIAHEVLKLRQKLNFIEEKHASVTAGLIAYIDSVIKDDEGK, from the coding sequence ATGGCAACACTGAATCTTTTCGGCAATACATACGAGCTTAGGTCTGAGAACTCCCAAGATGATCTAGAATCTGTCATAGAGTTTGTACATGAAAAGGCTCGTGAGGCTATGGAACAGGGCCATGGCCTACCGCCACACAGGATTCAGGTCCTCATGATCCTGAACATAGCCCACGAAGTCTTGAAACTAAGACAGAAGCTGAATTTTATCGAGGAAAAACATGCATCCGTGACCGCTGGCCTTATCGCATACATCGATTCGGTCATCAAAGATGACGAAGGGAAATAG
- a CDS encoding NTP transferase domain-containing protein: protein MKNIAAIVLAAGKGTRMKSAIPKVMHEILGIPILAYVLENLRSLELSPIVVVTGFGKDSVCELCRKFGTLTAHQEEQMGTAHAVGCARDALSGHQGHVLIICGDTPLIRSSTIEKFLGLHLRTGGDISVLSVLVSDPRGYGRILREPPGEGRFVGIVEEKDADDIVQMIKEVNTGVYAVKSQVLFGLIDKVDSQNSQREYYLTDIVKIGRIQGLCVNAFCVAQEMEALGVNSRKDLSLAEEVMLERIQEYWMEQGVTFQLRRTCYIDKTVRLSRDVVVGAHSVLAQGTTIGEGVRIGPYVHLENVHVGDGCEVPARTVLHNCSIGTPGKIEFTE from the coding sequence TTGAAAAATATTGCTGCGATTGTTTTGGCCGCAGGTAAAGGCACCCGGATGAAGTCTGCTATACCAAAAGTGATGCACGAGATTTTGGGTATCCCCATTCTCGCCTACGTTCTGGAAAATCTCAGGTCCTTAGAGCTTTCTCCTATCGTCGTCGTAACCGGATTTGGTAAAGATTCTGTATGTGAGCTATGTAGGAAATTCGGCACCCTCACTGCTCACCAAGAAGAGCAGATGGGTACGGCCCACGCCGTTGGTTGTGCACGTGATGCCCTTTCAGGTCACCAGGGCCATGTGCTCATCATTTGTGGTGATACACCCCTTATTAGGTCGTCCACCATAGAAAAGTTCCTGGGTCTGCATCTCAGAACTGGGGGAGATATTTCCGTCCTCAGTGTCCTTGTTTCTGATCCCCGAGGATATGGGAGGATCCTTCGAGAACCACCAGGTGAAGGTCGATTTGTCGGCATTGTCGAGGAAAAGGATGCCGATGATATCGTGCAGATGATAAAAGAAGTAAATACAGGTGTTTATGCAGTAAAATCCCAAGTCCTTTTTGGCCTAATCGACAAAGTAGATTCTCAAAACAGCCAAAGAGAGTACTATCTCACTGACATCGTAAAAATAGGGCGCATTCAGGGGCTCTGCGTGAACGCATTTTGTGTTGCTCAGGAAATGGAAGCGCTTGGGGTCAACTCTCGAAAGGATCTCTCCCTCGCCGAGGAGGTAATGCTTGAAAGAATCCAGGAATACTGGATGGAACAGGGGGTAACTTTTCAACTCAGAAGGACTTGTTATATTGACAAGACCGTAAGGCTCTCACGTGATGTAGTGGTAGGGGCCCACAGCGTTCTTGCCCAAGGAACCACTATCGGCGAGGGGGTCCGCATCGGTCCATATGTCCATCTCGAAAATGTCCATGTCGGCGATGGGTGCGAAGTACCTGCGAGAACCGTCCTACATAATTGTTCAATCGGCACACCTGGCAAAATTGAGTTTACTGAATAA
- a CDS encoding F0F1 ATP synthase subunit epsilon — translation MANKIQLDIVTPMKLVVSDQVDLVTVPGSDGTFGVMANHTALLSSLKIGELRYTKDGTTVRLAVNGGFCEISNNRMSVLSESAEVSTEIDVERALRAKERAERRIQEAQTSREKIDLARAQAALARALTRLRVAGQSVH, via the coding sequence ATGGCCAACAAGATCCAGCTGGATATTGTAACTCCCATGAAACTGGTCGTGAGTGACCAGGTGGATTTGGTGACAGTCCCTGGTAGTGACGGGACATTCGGTGTCATGGCTAACCACACAGCCTTACTCTCTTCGCTCAAGATCGGAGAGCTTCGATACACGAAGGACGGTACGACTGTGAGGCTTGCTGTGAACGGGGGTTTTTGCGAGATATCCAATAATCGTATGTCAGTCCTTTCAGAATCCGCAGAGGTCTCGACGGAGATAGACGTAGAGAGGGCATTAAGGGCCAAGGAACGCGCTGAGCGCAGGATTCAGGAGGCGCAAACCTCGCGCGAGAAGATCGATTTGGCTCGTGCCCAGGCAGCGCTTGCGCGTGCATTGACGAGGTTACGTGTCGCTGGACAATCAGTGCATTAG
- the atpD gene encoding F0F1 ATP synthase subunit beta: MAAENIGKVVQVIGPVVDVEFEPGKLPAILNALFITNPAIDDRPDNLVVEVAQHLGDNVVRCIAMDTTDGLVRGMPVKDTGSPIKIPVGQPTLGRIMNVVGRPVDGQGPIKSDTMYPIHRKAPAFVEQDTQVQVLETGIKVIDLLIPFPRGGKMGFFGGAGCGKTVTMLEMVHNIALHHGGISVFCGAGERTREGTDLYLEMKHSGVLPKAALIYGQMTEPPGARARIGLTGLTVAEYFRDEQGQDVLFFIDNIFRFTQAGSEVSALLGRIPSAVGYQPTLSTDLGALQERITSTTKGSITAVECVYVPADDLTDPAPATTFAHLDGTLVLSRQIAELGIYPAVDPLDSTSRILDPNVLGEEHYTVARAVQQTLQKYKDLQDIIAILGMDELSDEDKLTVQRARKIQRFLSQPFSVAETFTGMAGKYVKVEDTVRGFKEILEGKYDDLPEQAFYMVGGIEEAVEKAAKS; encoded by the coding sequence ATGGCTGCTGAAAACATTGGTAAAGTTGTACAGGTCATCGGACCTGTTGTGGATGTGGAGTTTGAGCCGGGCAAACTCCCTGCCATACTAAATGCTTTGTTCATCACAAACCCTGCGATCGACGATAGACCTGACAATTTGGTAGTTGAAGTGGCCCAGCATCTTGGGGACAATGTTGTCCGATGCATAGCTATGGACACGACCGACGGCCTTGTCCGTGGCATGCCTGTCAAGGATACCGGCAGCCCCATCAAGATACCTGTCGGCCAGCCCACCTTGGGAAGGATCATGAATGTCGTTGGTCGTCCGGTTGATGGACAGGGTCCGATAAAATCGGACACGATGTATCCCATTCACCGCAAGGCACCTGCCTTTGTTGAGCAGGACACCCAGGTCCAGGTTCTTGAAACTGGAATCAAGGTCATCGACCTCCTCATCCCCTTCCCCCGTGGTGGGAAAATGGGCTTCTTCGGAGGCGCCGGATGCGGCAAGACCGTTACGATGCTCGAGATGGTCCACAACATCGCCTTGCATCACGGTGGTATCTCAGTGTTCTGCGGAGCCGGAGAAAGGACGAGAGAAGGCACGGACCTTTACCTCGAAATGAAGCACTCGGGTGTCCTTCCCAAGGCAGCGCTCATCTATGGACAGATGACAGAGCCTCCAGGGGCACGGGCCCGTATCGGTCTTACAGGACTTACGGTCGCCGAGTATTTCCGCGATGAGCAGGGACAGGACGTCCTTTTCTTTATCGACAACATTTTCCGTTTCACCCAGGCAGGTTCTGAAGTCTCCGCGCTTCTCGGACGCATCCCCTCTGCGGTCGGTTACCAGCCGACGCTTTCCACTGACCTTGGAGCCCTTCAGGAGCGCATTACCTCAACGACAAAGGGCTCCATCACCGCAGTGGAGTGCGTGTATGTTCCTGCTGACGACCTGACTGACCCGGCCCCAGCAACGACTTTTGCCCACCTCGATGGAACCCTTGTTCTCTCCAGGCAGATCGCCGAGCTTGGTATCTATCCTGCTGTGGATCCCCTTGATTCCACGTCCCGAATTCTCGATCCCAACGTTCTGGGTGAAGAACATTACACGGTTGCGCGGGCAGTTCAGCAGACCCTTCAGAAGTACAAGGATCTCCAGGATATCATCGCGATTCTTGGTATGGACGAACTTTCGGACGAGGATAAGCTCACTGTCCAGCGTGCTCGCAAGATCCAGCGGTTTTTGTCCCAGCCGTTCAGTGTCGCCGAGACCTTTACGGGCATGGCGGGCAAGTACGTCAAGGTGGAAGATACGGTGCGCGGCTTTAAGGAAATCCTAGAAGGCAAATATGACGACCTTCCCGAGCAGGCCTTCTATATGGTCGGTGGGATAGAAGAAGCTGTGGAGAAGGCCGCTAAATCATAA
- the atpG gene encoding ATP synthase F1 subunit gamma produces MPGYRDIKNKISSIKKTQQITKAMNMVAAAKLRGAQVRMESFRPYAEKFASVMGDLSRTANPSAFPLMAVRPVRNILILLVTSDRGLCGSFNTNLIATAEKYAKAQTEQGRSVKFACIGRKGANYFRKSRYEILTQSVGIMGTVQMFNARQVGQEIIRYFVDGVVDEVQLLYGRFINVITQRPTLKKLLPISSEGLEETSEHAQKPVYTYEPDPEQILNQLMPMYVNVQIMHGMLETAASEQAARMTAMDKASRACKDMIVSLTMTYNKARQAAITKELMDIVGGAEALKG; encoded by the coding sequence ATGCCTGGATACCGCGATATAAAAAACAAGATATCTTCGATAAAGAAAACTCAGCAGATAACAAAGGCCATGAACATGGTCGCTGCTGCGAAGTTGCGTGGTGCGCAGGTGAGAATGGAGTCATTTCGTCCATATGCAGAGAAGTTTGCTTCTGTTATGGGCGATCTCTCCAGGACAGCAAATCCGTCCGCCTTTCCACTCATGGCAGTGCGCCCTGTGCGAAATATTCTTATCCTGCTTGTAACATCAGATAGGGGGCTATGCGGTTCCTTTAACACGAATCTCATAGCAACAGCTGAAAAGTACGCAAAGGCACAGACAGAACAGGGACGATCTGTAAAATTTGCATGCATCGGAAGGAAAGGTGCAAACTATTTCCGTAAAAGCCGGTATGAAATATTGACTCAGAGCGTTGGCATTATGGGAACTGTCCAGATGTTCAATGCGCGGCAGGTTGGTCAGGAGATTATTCGCTATTTTGTCGATGGAGTAGTGGATGAAGTTCAGCTCCTTTATGGGAGATTTATAAATGTCATCACACAAAGGCCAACATTAAAAAAACTTTTACCTATATCCTCTGAGGGCTTGGAAGAGACAAGCGAGCATGCGCAAAAGCCGGTTTATACCTATGAACCAGATCCTGAGCAGATACTAAATCAGCTTATGCCCATGTACGTTAACGTCCAGATCATGCATGGCATGCTCGAAACCGCAGCCAGTGAGCAGGCTGCGCGCATGACCGCCATGGATAAAGCATCGCGTGCGTGCAAGGATATGATCGTCAGTTTGACCATGACTTATAATAAAGCCCGCCAGGCAGCGATTACAAAGGAGCTGATGGATATTGTAGGTGGTGCTGAAGCCCTAAAGGGTTGA